A single region of the Ignavibacteria bacterium genome encodes:
- a CDS encoding AbgT family transporter, with translation YIVLVFFAAQFVAFFNWTNLGLILAVKGSEFLKEIGLTGIPLMIVFIVLSATMNLFMGSASAKWAIMAPVFIPMFMLVGYTPELTQCVYRIGDSVTNIITPMMSYFALIVAFIQRYKADAGLGTIIAMMLPYSIVFLVGWAIMLMVWISMGIPVGPGAGLFLQ, from the coding sequence ATATATCGTTCTCGTTTTTTTTGCCGCGCAGTTTGTTGCTTTTTTTAATTGGACAAATTTAGGATTGATACTTGCCGTGAAAGGTTCGGAGTTTCTCAAAGAAATTGGACTTACGGGAATTCCGCTTATGATTGTGTTTATTGTCTTATCGGCAACAATGAATTTATTTATGGGAAGCGCTTCGGCAAAGTGGGCAATTATGGCTCCGGTATTTATTCCGATGTTTATGTTAGTCGGTTACACGCCTGAACTAACGCAATGTGTATATCGCATCGGGGATTCTGTGACAAATATTATTACTCCGATGATGTCATATTTCGCGCTTATCGTCGCTTTTATTCAACGCTATAAAGCCGATGCAGGATTAGGAACGATTATAGCGATGATGCTTCCGTATTCTATCGTTTTTCTTGTCGGATGGGCGATCATGTTGATGGTTTGGATTTCAATGGGAATTCCTGTAGGTCCGGGCGCAGGTTTATTTCTACAATAA